Proteins found in one Triticum urartu cultivar G1812 chromosome 4, Tu2.1, whole genome shotgun sequence genomic segment:
- the LOC125552964 gene encoding GATA transcription factor 15-like, which produces MSSSVEKGSGSLDPGERPAAGSQPKACTACNTTKTPLWRGGPSGPMSLCNACGIRYRKKRREAMGLEDPPKKRQPAAAAAPAACSEAGGESADPEQQQPQQAKKKTTTTKRGREVELRVVGFGKEVVLKQRRRMRRRPRLGEEEKAAILLMALSSGVIYG; this is translated from the exons ATGAGCTCCTCGGTCGAGAAG GGGAGCGGATCGCTGGATCCCGGCGAGCGCCCGGCCGCCGGCAGCCAGCCCAAGGCATGCACCGCCTGCAACACCACCAAGACGCCGCTCTGGCGCGGCGGACCCTCCGGCCCCATG TCGCTGTGCAACGCGTGCGGGATCCGGTACAGGAAGAAGCGGAGGGAGGCGATGGGCCTCGAGGACCCTCCCAAGAAGAGGCAGCCGgcggccgccgccgcgcccgcggCGTGCTCGGAGGCCGGCGGCGAGAGCGCGGATccggagcagcagcagccgcagcaggccaagaagaagacgacgacgaccaAGAGGGGGCGCGAGGTGGAGCTCCGCGTGGTGGGGTTCGGCAAGGAGGTGGTGCTGAAGCAGCGGCGGCGGATGCGGCGCAGGCCGCGGCTGGGCGAGGAGGAGAAGGCGGCCATCCTCCTCATGGCCCTCTCCTCCGGCGTCATCTACGGCTGA